One window of the Babesia microti strain RI chromosome IV, complete genome genome contains the following:
- a CDS encoding Protein tyrosine kinase (overlaps_old_locusTagID:BBM_III06650): MLFIIMVQGTRLRNYLIQHKIGVGTFANVYYGVHLITGEKVAIKIVPKYKLLKLDLMGKLSREISVLRKLNHENIIRLIDVLDSPFYLFIITEFIQGGELFDHIVSSPRFTEKYALKLFKQIFSAVDYCHSQMMCHRDLKPENILLDDSLNIKLGDFGFSRFLIDGDCLRTPCGSPNYASPEIICGKPYSGPEVDIWSLGIILYVLLVGELPFDDEDMPSLFAKIKLGKYNVPGYISEDCKILLARMLHVNPKDRATFDELRSNKLLQSPDRLINDATSFDKYSDNYNVKEAIPSELYYTFSPEIRYTIEYHYNRKLKEEKRIPNETKFVLIRDAPRWQIAEPIKNNLLSLFKIIFQILIQQNYTWNVLPAYRILCKKTFKPENNTNNNTGDSVCIILSIQIFKIGYQKHSFIINLFEGLIHYGLMAAISLKQEIVARTSSMA; this comes from the exons ATGCTGTTTATAATAATGGTTCAGGGAACTAGACTAAGGAACTACTTAATCCAACACAAAATTGGAGTTGGAACTTTTGCTAATGTATACT ATGGAGTCCATTTGATCACTGGCGAAAAGGTAGCAATCAAAATTGTACCCAAATACAAACTACTAAAGTTAGACCTCATGGGGAAACTGTCTCGGGAAATAAGCGTATTACGTAAATTAAATCATGAAAACATAATCAGGCTAATTGATGTATTAGACTCCCCCTTCTACCTATTCATAATAACTGAATTCATTCAAg GCGGTGAATTATTTGACCATATCGTATCATCACCAAGATTCACTGAGAAGTATGCGCTGAAATTGTTTaagcaaattttttcagCAGTTGATTATTGCCACTCACAAATGATGTGTCACAGAGATTTGAAGCCAGagaatatattattggatGATTCGTTAAACATTAAGCTGGGAGATTTTGGATTTTCTAGATTCTTGATTGATGGTGACTGCTTGAGAACTCCATGTGGATCGCCAAATTACGCATCTCCAGAAATAATATGTGGTAAACCTTATAGCGGGCCTGAAGTGGATATTTGGTCTCTGGGCATCATTTTATATGTGCTATTGGTTGGAGAGTTACCATTTGACGATGAAGATATGCCTTCGTTGTTTGCCAAAATCAAATTAG gcaaATACAACGTACCTGGCTATATTTCTGAAGATTGTAAAATTCTACTTGCAAGGATGTTACATGTAAATCCAAAGGATCGTGCAACATTCGATGAATTAAgatcaaataaattattacaatctCCTGATCGGCTTATAAATGATGCTACTAGTTTTGACAAATatagtgataattataatgttaaaGAGGCAATACCATCAGAATTGTATTATACCTTTTCACCAGAAATACGATACACTATAGAATATCATTATAATCGCAAATTGAAAGAAGAGAAACGAATTCCCAAtgaaacaaaatttgttttaatcAGGGACGCCCCCCGTTGGCAAATTGCAGAAccaattaaaaataatttattgagtTTGTTTAAGAtaatattccaaattttaatacaaCAGAATTATACCTGGAACGTTTTACCTGCATATAGGATTTTGTGCAAGAAGACCTTCAAACCTGAAAACAACACTAACAATAACACTGGTGATTCTGTTTGTATAATACTTTccattcaaatatttaaaattggtTACCAAAAGCATAGCTTCATAATCAATCTATTTGAAGGGCTTATTCACT ATGGCTTAATGGCAGCGATATCACTCAAGCAGGAAATTGTAGCCCGTACCTCTTCTATGGCATAA
- a CDS encoding secreted ookinete protein, putative (PSOP6) (overlaps_old_locusTagID:BBM_III06660;~overlaps_old_locusTagID:BBM_III06665) encodes MNTLTLANLSLILRIGGTLCVTQRSLMFPISSTLKNSLMGSIQDSADFAIKIHPPKQETNEILEDIDEIKSLEMKELNYEMEDYARAKQKMLNLHKRRIEQIVSKAFEPLHATLVY; translated from the exons ATGAATACGCTAACACTGGctaatttatcacttaTATTGCGTATTGGTGGCACTCTGTGTGTAACACAGAGATCTTTAATGTTTCCCATCAGTTCT ACTTTGAAAAATTCGCTTATGGGTTCGATTCAAGATTCTGCGGATTTTGCCATCAAAATTCAC CCCCCAAAGCAAGAAACTAACGAAATATTGGAAGATATTG ACGAAATCAAATCGCTGGAGATGAAGGAACTTAATTACGAGATGGAAGATTATGCCAGAGCCAAGCAAAAGATGTTAAATTTGCATAAGAGGAGAATTGA ACAAATTGTATCTAAGGCATTTGAACCACTTCATGCTACACTAGTATATTAG
- a CDS encoding Plasmodium falciparum domain of unknown function (CPW_WPC) (overlaps_old_locusTagID:BBM_III06660), whose translation MLFSSILLMIPQILSHKTSKFDESSLSTDMDNLYSNVKDIAVHDTYNINSIDESSVNRDNMPSDTSKFEELVSKAINNATDDIHDTIVNEHKNMEINDKIFAVTLDHLKKFWFTGQCKRDYSAPCPKGWSLESDSCLPPESYNGNCREYNVNRITTSKQKEEFAYKCKSDWPCIKNLAINYNTVCPYNWVHIGNNYCLAPANYSMKCSPFMNFSTFTNNEKAIWSMECNLHWPTMSNATTNMEVLPKDNFFGALSDVGHIIYPQNY comes from the exons ATGTTGTTTTCTTCCATACTCTTAATGATACCCCAAATTTTATCGCATAAAACgtcaaaatttgatgaGTCATCTTTGTCAAC TGATATGGACAATTTGTACTCGAATGTCAAAGATATCGCAGTGCATGAcacttataatattaattcaATCGATGAATCATCTGTAAATCGCGATAATATGCCATCAGACACTAGTAAATTCGAGGAACTAGTCTCAAAAGCTATTAATAAc GCCACTGATGACATACATGACACAATAGTAAATGAACACAAAAACATGGAAATTAATGATA AAATATTTGCCGTTACTTTGGATCATTTAAAAAAGTTTTG GTTCACTGGCCAATGCAA acgTGATTACTCCGCTCCATGTCCCAAAG GCTGGTCTTTGGAAAGTGATTCTTGTTTACCACCAGAATCTTACAATGGAAATTGCCGCGAATACAATGTTAACAGGATCACAACATCTAAACAAAAGGAGGAGTTTGCCTACAA ATGTAAATCCGATTGGCCCtgtattaaaaatttagccataaattacaatacAGTGTGCCCATATAATTGGGTTCACATAGGAAACAATTATTGTTTAGCACCGGCA AATTATTCCATGAAATGCTCGCCATTTATGAATTTCTCAACTTTCACAAATAACGAAAAAGCTATATGGTCCATGGAAT GCAACTTGCACTGGCCAACAATGAGCAATGCCACAACAAATATGGAAGTGTTGCCCAAAGACAATTTCTTTGGTGCATTATCCGATGTGGGTCACATAATTTATCCACAAAACTACtaa
- a CDS encoding conserved protein, unknown function (overlaps_old_locusTagID:BBM_III06655) produces MLPIKSGLDSNFFFNITKKYHKYYSYRNYTIRNNVTDESHTDCSGTWRQNVVGAQEFQNLKVGPYKRGRWVVSFKEDPGSFVTNMLIFVITGYTIFTLSPGESMIIRRRRKIRQEILDEYGLTEAELEQIEDYKLPPGL; encoded by the exons ATGCTACCAATTAAGTCGGGTCTAGatagtaattttttttttaatataacaaaaaaatACCACAAGTACTATTCATATCGCAATTATACCATTCGTAATAATGTAACTGATGAATCCCATACTGATTGCAGTGGGACATGGCGGCAAAATGTAGTAGGCGCACAAGAATTCCAGAATTTAAAGGTTGGTCCTTATAAAAGGGGCAGATGGGTTGTCAGTTTCAAGGAAGATCCGGGTAGTTTTGTCACTAATATGCTCATATTCGTCATCACAGGCTATACAATCTTCACTCTTTCACCAG GCGAATCCATGATAATCAGACGAAGGAGGAAGATTAGGCAGGAGATACTTGATGAATATGGATTGACCGAAGCAGAGCTGGAGCAAATAGAGGATTACAAACTACCCCCAGGCCTATAA
- a CDS encoding hypothetical protein (overlaps_old_locusTagID:BBM_III06640) produces the protein MYSQDKSDFHGRYKDHHGDRYRYNYHSNDNHRDRYNHKRSCPSKSDHSTASYSRHQHFTGNYKEKRSGLDSDHHSFDREKHTSSYGRDIYRNSRRSTPDNHLHRSIYDRQSDRKYNDEDEEDNDGRNIAEITGLDKSIVEKDIEEVIRQISIKNGFSPPNSVTILFNDNKTASNFTTTCGATAFETNKAHIEFPSSIVVNKFLKSLKIPKIKIKGNYYPVIQIDRVIPKNSDDIIIGQSSSTGTIQIKNSMIKMFCDWNCPSCNYFNFSKRIVCLQCNMPRPEEFQQQSLSFLTNISNLTNEYSSWIVIKDVPYTLAHTHFIELLDDILPDITGLERLYYFSDKIHGLSMGFLFAAFTSKDCLSSYFNLVGTKCTSQQLNGTPLRVDLMLLKEQVVASDLVNRIKFDSVHKQSVGNKNGDKKYCKIYNTTIECVEILLKSIDMKMRFSGYVSNWMGKTIWFSSGSIDSDRWPIDKTTNYQYNSQLNLYYDQNTRYYMLASGGYFVWDGHSSCLVRVEPTSSTVTSTNNNTSTDVSTSNNDKCMNDIPVSIRVLEEARKMARASQSFRVAAIANNVDNVSRQFIADATDTDEACTDVPLKSKSTIITTASVECNNLTSRSKGVVDNTSSTYGIKISTTFTNRLKTAHSSILDDKAMEMELESTCSGNEISVQLICFICLRYFDNIDQLHRHEKLSEYHKFITSQS, from the coding sequence ATGTATAGCCAAGATAAGAGTGATTTTCACGGGCGATACAAAGATCATCACGGAGATAGATATCgttataattatcatagTAATGACAATCATCGTGACAGATACAATCACAAAAGAAGCTGCCCATCTAAATCAGATCATTCTACTGCCAGTTATAGCAGACATCAACACTTTACTGGTAATTACAAAGAAAAACGTTCTGGTTTAGATAGTGATCACCACAGTTTTGACAGAGAAAAGCATACTAGTAGTTATGGCAGAGATATTTACAGAAATAGTAGACGTTCAACACCAGATAATCACTTACATAGGTCAATATATGACAGACAATCAGATAGGAAATATAACGATGAAGATGAAGAGGATAATGATGGTAGAAATATAGCTGAAATAACGGGCCttgataaatcaattgtaGAAAAGGACATTGAGGAGGTTATCCGTCAAATTTCCATTAAAAATGGTTTTTCTCCTCCTAATTCAGTCACTATCCTCTTCAATGACAATAAAACTGCATCTAATTTCACGACTACCTGTGGCGCCACTGCATTTGAAACTAATAAGGCACATATTGAATTCCCATCTAGTATCGttgtaaacaaatttttgaagTCTTTAAAAATcccaaaaataaaaataaaaggGAACTATTATCCAGTGATACAAATAGACCGAGTCATTCCGAAAAATTCCGACGATATTATAATTGGTCAATCATCATCAACTGGTACAATACaaatcaaaaattctaTGATTAAAATGTTTTGCGATTGGAATTGCCCCTCCTGTAACTACTTCAACTTTTCAAAGCGAATTGTATGTTTGCAATGTAACATGCCTAGACCTGAAGAGTTTCAACAACAATCATTATCTTTCCTTACAAACATATCAAATCTCACAAATGAATATTCATCTTGGATAGTTATCAAGGATGTACCGTATACGCTAGCACATACTCATTTTATAGAACTTCTGGACGATATATTACCAGATATCACTGGGCTAGAGCGGCTTTACTATTTTTCAGATAAAATACATGGGCTGAGTATGGGCTTTCTATTTGCAGCCTTTACCTCAAAAGATTGTTTGTCTAGTTACTTTAATTTGGTAGGAACTAAATGCACGTCACAGCAACTCAATGGTACGCCGCTGCGCGTAGATTTGATGCTGCTAAAGGAACAAGTTGTGGCCAGTGATCTTGTTAATCgcataaaatttgacaGCGTTCATAAACAGTCAGTTGGTAATAAGAACGGagataaaaaatattgtaaaatatacaacacAACCATTGAATGCGTGGAAATTTTGCTAAAATCTATTGATATGAAGATGAGATTTTCAGGTTATGTGAGTAATTGGATGGGTAAAACAATTTGGTTTTCCAGTGGCAGTATTGACTCAGACAGATGGCCAATAGATAAGACCACAAATTATCAGTATAATAGTCAACTTAACTTGTATTACGATCAAAATACACGTTACTATATGCTAGCTTCTGGGGGCTATTTCGTTTGGGATGGGCATAGCTCATGCCTTGTAAGAGTGGAACCAACAAGCTCGACTGTTACTAGCACAAATAATAACACTAGCACCGATGTTAGCACTAGCAACAATGATAAGTGTATGAATGATATACCGGTATCCATTAGAGTACTGGAGGAAGCAAGAAAGATGGCTAGAGCGTCCCAGTCATTCAGGGTAGCAGCTATAGCTAATAATGTTGATAATGTATCTAGGCAATTCATCGCCGATGCAACAGACACTGATGAAGCATGTACTGATGTACCCTTAAAGTCAAAATCAACAATTATAACGACTGCTTCAGTtgaatgtaataatttgacaagTAGATCAAAAGGTGTGGTTGACAACACGAGCTCCACGTATggaataaaaatatcaacaacCTTTACAAATCGTTTAAAAACAGCACATTCATCGATACTAGACGATAAAGCCATGGAAATGGAATTAGAATCCACATGTTCTGGTAATGAAATATCGGTACAATTGATATGTTTTATTTGCCTGCGgtattttgacaatataGACCAACTGCATAGACATGAGAAGTTGTCAGAGTATCACAAGTTTATTACATCGCAATCATAA
- a CDS encoding DDX18, HAS1, ATP-dependent RNA helicase DDX18/HAS1 (overlaps_old_locusTagID:BBM_III06645), translating to MKRPNENESNDSNELTNSFDKNHSINLKNEINITTPFSDAQKSYFSDLKFTSLDISEPLMKSISDAGFTQMTPIQAESIPLLLAGKDVLGSAKTGSGKTLAFLIPMIDILYKVHFSPRNGTGALIISPTRELSLQIFNVGKQLCELLPQTIGLVIGGANRKMEVDRLNKGINILVATPGRLLDHMQNTKGFVFKNLLLLTIDEADRILEIGFEEDMNNIIKMLPKKRQTCLFSATNTNKVQDLARLSLNKPVSVKITDTPTATVSGLEQGYVICDAEKRFLLLFSFLKKNSNKKCMVFFSTCNSVKFHDELMNYIDLKTTCIHGKKKQSNRENTFYSFCKSESGILLCTDVAARGLDIPNVDWIIQYDPPDDPREYIHRVGRTARGAGGKGRAILFLMPEEIDFLQYLKLANVTLNEYSFNTTKIANIQTQLERLIETNFYLHKSSREAYKSYLHAYLSHSLKDIFNVHSLDLQRVARAFGFSVPPTVDLNIKHKPKKQKLKINNKFRGSSFANVKGDNRQFSR from the exons ATGAAGAGGCCAAATGAGAATGAATCCAATGATTCTAATGAGCTCACTAATtcttttgataaaaatcactcaataaatttaaaaaatgaaattaatatcacCACTCCTTTTAGTGATGCTCAAAAATCATATTTCAGTGACCTAAAATTCACCTCCCTCGACATATCAGAACCACTCATGAAATCAATCTCAGATGCTGGTTTTACCCAAATGACTCCTATTCAGGCTGAGTCTATACCCCTACTTCTAGCAGGAAAGGATGTTTTGGGTTCTGCAAAAACAG GCTCTGGCAAAACTCTAGCGTTTCTTATCCCAATGATCGACATATTATACAAAGTGCATTTTAGTCCTAGAAATGGTACTGGCGCTCTG ATCATATCACCTACTAGGGAATTGAgtttacaaattttcaatgtgGGCAAACAATTGTGTGAACTTCTACCCCAGACAATTGGATTGGTTATTGGTGGAGCAAACAGAAAAATGGAAGTAGATAGGTTAAATAAGGGAATTAACATTTTAGTGGCTACACCTGGTCGTCTATTGGATCACATGCAAAATACTAAA GGgtttgtatttaaaaacTTATTACTCCTCACAATTGATGAAGCAGATAGAATTTTGGAAATTGGTTTTGAGGAGGATATGAACAATATCATAAAAATGCTCCCGAAAAAGCGTCAGACTTGTTTATTTTCTGCTACAAATACCAATAAGGTTCAAGATCTTGCTAGGTTGTCACTTAATAAACCAGTTTCGGTTAAG ATTACAGACACGCCTACTGCAACTGTGTCCGGTCTGGAACAAGGATACGTCATTTGTGATGCTGAAAAGAGATTCCTTCTGTTATTTTCCTTTCTCAAAAAAAACAGTAACAAAAAATGTATGGTCTTCTTCAGTACCTGCAATTCTGTTAAATTTCACGATGAACTGATGAATTATATCGACCTTAAAACTACGTGTATCCATGGAAAAAAGAAACAGAGTAATCGTgaaaatacattttattCCTTTTGCAAATCTGAG AGCGGTATTTTGTTATGTACCGATGTAGCTGCAAGAGGATTAGATATACCTAAT GTTGACTGGATTATCCAATATGACCCCCCAGATGACCCAAGGGAATACATTCATCGAGTTGGTAGGACAGCTCGAGGAGCTGGTGGTAAAGGTCGAGCTATTTTGTTTCTAATGCCCGAGGAGATCGATTTTTTGCAGTATCTAAAGTTGGCAAATGTTACACTAAATGAGTATTCCTTTAACACGACTAAAATTGCCAACATTCAAACTCAATTGGAGCGGTTAATTGAAACAAACTTTTATCTCCATAAATCATCTAGGGAAGCTTACAAATCGTATCTACAC GCCTACCTATCGCACAGCTTGAAAGATATCTTCAATGTTCATTCATTGGATCTTCAGAGGGTAGCTAGAGCCTTCGGTTTTTCGGTTCCACCAACAGTAGATTTGAATATTAAGCATAAGCCGAAGAAGCAAAAATTAAAGATTAACAATAAGTTCAGAGGATCAAGTTTTG CTAATGTTAAAGGGGATAATAGGCAGTTTTCAAGGTGA